Below is a window of Virgibacillus sp. NKC19-3 DNA.
TCTTTTTGGTACTGCCATGACTTACACCTCCTTTTATATTGCGAAAGCTTAACATTCAAATCTTCACTCTTGCTTTGTATCATCATCTGTAAGCAAAGATTCCAGCTTTTTCAAACGTGGATCGACCTTCTTTTCATCAGATTCCTGTGAAACAAATTCCCATCCTTCGCCTTTAACAGGAGCTGTTTCCTGGTCAACTTTTGAAAATACTCGAAATGGAACTTCCAACAAAATATTTTCTTTAATATATGGGGTTAAATCAAGTATTTCTCCATCTACCGGATGAATTTCATTTTCCTCTTCTTCCTCCCCATAATATGGTGACGTTGAAAATACCTCAACCACTTTTATCTCAAAGGGATAGGGAACATCCACCAATGTACGAGCACAAGGTAAAATCATTTCTCCTACAATTGTAAAAGTGAAAATGATCTGCTCACCCTGATAGATATAGTTACCATAAACCCGAACAGGCTTTATTTCACGTATATCATTTTTCATTGTTTCCAGTTCAGAAACATCCACCTCATCATCGAAGGGATACGGTTCATCATTAGCATTTTTTCTAATTTGACCTAAAATAAATTTCATTACGATCACCTCAAGGCAACATGAATTATTCTAAAAGAAAAGGAGCGTTTTGTCAACATTTTTCTTTCTTCAGATATACGGATAGCTTTCCCATTCTAGATGACAGTAACCTCTTTTTTTTTTTGATGTAATCGTGCATATAATGGGTTTTTTTGATACAATAATGACCATCTTTACCTAATAGGAGATGGAACCCATGAAGGCTTGTGGTCTAATTGTTGAATACAACCCATTACATAATGGACATCTATACCATATGAAGGATGCAAAAGAAACTTCCGGAGCTGATTGCATCATTGCTGTTATGAGTGGTTCTTTTTTGCAAAGAGGAGAGCCTGCCATTATCGATAAGTTTTATCGTGCGCGTGCTGCACTTCAATCAGGCGTAGACATCGTTTTGGAATTGCCGTACCCTTATGCCGTTCAAAGCAGTGACAACTTTGCAGCGGGAGCTGTTCATACATTGCACCAAATAGGAGTTTCCAGTATTAACTTTGGCAGTGAATCCGGCAATATTTCTCATTTTATAACAAGTTATAAAACCTTTAAAGAAAAAGAAACTATTTTTAAACAAAAACTGAAATCTCAGCTGGACCAAGGTGTATCCTTTCCGGAAGCAAGTAGATCCGCCTATCAGCAAATTGGTTTAACAAGTGGTACGATGGATTTGGCAAAGCCAAACAATATACTCGGGTTCAGCTATGTTAAAACAATCCTGGAAAACAACCTGCCAATTCAGCCATTAACCACACAACGCACAAACAGTGGCTACCATGATCAAACGATTACTAACTCTATTGCAAGTGCCACAAGTATTCGGAAGACATTATTTGAAAATGGGATTATAACATCGAAAGTTGCTAAAACGATTCCCTCGGTAACATATCGACAACTTGAACAATATAAAAGTGAAGCTACTTCATGGCATACATGGGAAAAATATTTTCCACTGATTCATTACCGGGTGATGACGATGACACCAAAAGACCTTGCCGCAATCAGCGGGGTAGATGAAGGACTGGAATATCGAATTAAAAAAACAGCTAAACATGCCACATCTTTTACAACATGGATGGAAGCAATTAAAACAAAAAGATATACATGGACAAGGCTGCAGCGTATGTTTGTCCATATTTTAACAAATACCACCAAAAACGAAATGAAGGATATGCTGGAATCCCCTTGTGTCCCGTACATACGGTTACTTGGGTTAAATCAAACTGGAAGATCCTATATAAATCAGATGAGGAAAAAAGTGGACGTCCCCATTATCGATAAATTAAGTCGAAATACCCATGTCATGTTAACTAACGAAGAAAAGGTCAGCGATGCTTATTACAGCATCCTACCACCAAGACAAAAAAATCAACTTCGCAAACAGGAAATAGAGCCACCAATACGAATATAAAAACAGACCTCCTTATGTATGAAGGTCTGTTTTTCTCATTTGTTTGTGTTGATCTCTTGTAAATAAGTCAATGCATCCTGAAAAGTGTCCACAGGAACAATTTTCATATCTGCATCAATCTCTTCAGCTGCCTCTAATGCAACTTGATAATTGGAATCTTCAGCCCCATTTTCATTTGGAGCAAAGAATATATCAACACCTTCCCGGTCAGCTGCTACAATTTTTTTGTCTATCCCACCTATTCGTAATACATTTCCATCATAATCAACCTCACCTGTACCAGCGACTTCATATCCTTTTGTTATATCAGTTTCCGTCAGTTGATCATATATTTCCAATGAAAACATCAATCCTGCACTTGGCCCGCCAATGCTACCACTGGAGAAGTTCACTTCTGGATCAACCGTAACGTCGCGATCTGTTACTAAGCTAATTCCAATTCCTACTTTGTTATCTGCATCACTAAATTCTTCTAATGTAACATCTTCTGTTAGCGTTTCTTCATCGCGTACAACTTCAAGGGTGATTGTATCATTCGCTTCTTTATCTTCAACATAGTTAATTAGGTCCTCTGCCTCATGCATATCCATACCATCTATTTCAATAATACGATCTCCTATTTGAAGTTTGCCATCCGCTGGCATTCCTTCAACAACGGACACTACATAGATACCATCATAATCAATCGTAATATCTTCATTCGCTGCTTCATAAGCAACAACTGTTGATGCTTCCTGTGAACTTTCCATCATTTGTAGTTGAGCTTGCATATATTCGTCTTCTGTAATACCCTCAGGGCGAACTTGATCAAGTGGTACAATTTCACTATGCGGCAAAATCATCGCCCAAGCATATTGAATAGGTGTCGCCTGTCCACCACTGATTGTAACAAGATGCATGTCTCCCTCGCTCCCATAGCCTCCCTCTACTTCGACAATAGGATTTAAAGCATCTGCTGTACCAGGTTTTTGAATATAGTAGTCAAGCTGATATGCAGCAAGAAAATAAGCCACAATAACAACAACTACCAAAGAAATTATATGTTTTTTTGTAAATCTCATCAGTAAAGGGCCCCTTCCATATCCTACGATGCTCCAACATAAATAATGCAGCTGTAAAAAAAGTGTATGGCATAAATAGGATGTGTATGTGCGTATATTTATAGGGAGTTGTACCAAAAGCACATCAAAATTTAAACTAACAAACTAAAATTATTCTACTACTATCTACTTAAGATGTACAGAGCAAGGGGCACTTACTAGGAGGCTTTACTATTGAAACCAATAATGAAAACGATACTCTTATCGGGGATTACAAGCTTTTTTGCATTTGCTTTGCTAAAGTTTCCTGATCAAGCATTAGAAGCCAGCATTCGCGGATTAAACATATGGTGGGAAAGCGTCTTTCCGTCTTTACTTCCTTTTTTCATTACTGCTGAATTATTGACAGGATTTGGTGTTGTAAAATTTATCGGCGTATTGTTTGAACCAGTCATGCGTCCGTTATTTAATGTTCCGGGGGTGGGGAGTTTCGGATGGATGATGGGAATGTCAAGCGGTTATCCAACCGGAGCCAAAATTGCTGCAAGGCTTCGCGAAAAGAAACAACTCTCACAGATAGAGGCAGAACGACTTGTTTCTTTTACAAATGCGTCGAGCCCGTTATTTATTTTTGGTGCGGTATCCATCGGTTTTTTTCATGATGCTAAATTGGGCGTTTTACTTGCAACATGCCACTATTTGGGCAATGCAATTGTTGGGATCTGCATGCGGTTTTACCGACATAAAGAAGACAAGCAAGTCACACTTGCGAAAGAAAAAATAAAGTATCTGTTGTGCGGGCTTTCAAAGAAATGCATCAAACACGCTTACAAGATGAACGTTCGTTAGGCGAAATTCTCGGCGACGCTGTTCTAAACTCCATTAAGACCTTAATTATGGTTGGTGGTTTTATTGTTCTTTTCTCTGTGATTACAAAATTACTGTTCTTAATTGGTATATCTTCTACCATAGCTACCTGTGTTGGATATGTATTCCAACTACTCACATTACCAGTTGACGCAGCTTTACCTTTTTTATCAGGATTATTCGAGATAACGATCGGAGCACAGGGCCTGTCCCAACTAACAATAGATGCATTCCTACCAGTAGCGATTCTTATAAGTTTTATTTTAGGTTTTAACGGCTTTTCCGTTCAAGCACAAGTTGCAAGCATATTAGCTAAGACGGATATACGCTTTAGCCCATATTTTTTTGCACGGCTTTTACATGGTATTATTTCCAGCATATTGACCATTATTTTGTATAAACCTTTGTATCTGGATAAACAAGCCTTTGAAATGGATGATATCCCTGTTTCACAGGAGGCAAGCCAAAGCTTCTGGGTCACGATCTTAGATATGGCAAAACAAATAGGACCGTTAGTCACAATTGGCTTTTTGGGGATAGCTGTATTTATCATATATAGACGAAGTTTAAAGAACGATGCTACGTAACATGTTACGTAGCATCCGTTCAACCATTTAACGACTAAACTTTTCCTTTAAAGCCTTTCCCACAACATCGGGGACGAGATCGGAAACATTTGCATTATATTTAGCTGCTTCTTTAACAATACTAGAACTCAGGAATGA
It encodes the following:
- a CDS encoding SepM family pheromone-processing serine protease; protein product: MRFTKKHIISLVVVVIVAYFLAAYQLDYYIQKPGTADALNPIVEVEGGYGSEGDMHLVTISGGQATPIQYAWAMILPHSEIVPLDQVRPEGITEDEYMQAQLQMMESSQEASTVVAYEAANEDITIDYDGIYVVSVVEGMPADGKLQIGDRIIEIDGMDMHEAEDLINYVEDKEANDTITLEVVRDEETLTEDVTLEEFSDADNKVGIGISLVTDRDVTVDPEVNFSSGSIGGPSAGLMFSLEIYDQLTETDITKGYEVAGTGEVDYDGNVLRIGGIDKKIVAADREGVDIFFAPNENGAEDSNYQVALEAAEEIDADMKIVPVDTFQDALTYLQEINTNK
- a CDS encoding nucleoside recognition domain-containing protein, producing the protein MKPIMKTILLSGITSFFAFALLKFPDQALEASIRGLNIWWESVFPSLLPFFITAELLTGFGVVKFIGVLFEPVMRPLFNVPGVGSFGWMMGMSSGYPTGAKIAARLREKKQLSQIEAERLVSFTNASSPLFIFGAVSIGFFHDAKLGVLLATCHYLGNAIVGICMRFYRHKEDKQVTLAKEKIKYLLCGLSKKCIKHAYKMNVR
- a CDS encoding nucleotidyltransferase, which encodes MKACGLIVEYNPLHNGHLYHMKDAKETSGADCIIAVMSGSFLQRGEPAIIDKFYRARAALQSGVDIVLELPYPYAVQSSDNFAAGAVHTLHQIGVSSINFGSESGNISHFITSYKTFKEKETIFKQKLKSQLDQGVSFPEASRSAYQQIGLTSGTMDLAKPNNILGFSYVKTILENNLPIQPLTTQRTNSGYHDQTITNSIASATSIRKTLFENGIITSKVAKTIPSVTYRQLEQYKSEATSWHTWEKYFPLIHYRVMTMTPKDLAAISGVDEGLEYRIKKTAKHATSFTTWMEAIKTKRYTWTRLQRMFVHILTNTTKNEMKDMLESPCVPYIRLLGLNQTGRSYINQMRKKVDVPIIDKLSRNTHVMLTNEEKVSDAYYSILPPRQKNQLRKQEIEPPIRI
- a CDS encoding YceD family protein, whose amino-acid sequence is MKFILGQIRKNANDEPYPFDDEVDVSELETMKNDIREIKPVRVYGNYIYQGEQIIFTFTIVGEMILPCARTLVDVPYPFEIKVVEVFSTSPYYGEEEEENEIHPVDGEILDLTPYIKENILLEVPFRVFSKVDQETAPVKGEGWEFVSQESDEKKVDPRLKKLESLLTDDDTKQE